From the Manihot esculenta cultivar AM560-2 chromosome 3, M.esculenta_v8, whole genome shotgun sequence genome, one window contains:
- the LOC110610685 gene encoding vesicle-associated membrane protein 711: MAILYALVARGSVVLAEFTATATNASAIARQILEKIPGNNDSHVSYSQDRYIFHVKRTDGLTVLCMADDTAGRRIPFAFLEDIHQRFVRTYGRAVHSAQAYAMNDEFSRVLSQQMEYYSNDPNADRINRLKGEMSQVRNVMIENIDKVLERGDRLELLVDKTANMQGNTFRFRKQARRFRNTVWWRNVKLMVALIFLLLVIVYVVLAFVCHGLTLPTCLK, from the exons ATGGCGATCCTATACGCGCTGGTGGCTAGGGGATCGGTTGTGCTGGCGGAGTTTACTGCGACGGCGACCAACGCTAGCGCCATAGCTAGACAGATACTGGAGAAGATTCCAGGCAACAATGACAGCCACGTCTCTTATTCTCAAGATCGTTATATATTTCATGTCAAGCGCACCGATGGTCTGACTGTTCTCTGTATGGCTGATGATACCGCTGGAA GAAGAATTCCTTTTGCGTTTCTTGAAGACATTCATCAGAGATTTGTGAGGACTTATGGCCGTGCTGTTCATTCAGCCCAGGCTTATGCCATGAATGATGAATTTTCAAGGGTTTTGAGCCAGCAAATGGAGTATTACTCGAATGATCCAAATGCTGACAGGATAAATAGACTAAAAGGTGAAATGAGTCAG gtgCGAAATGTTATGATTGAGAATATTGACAAAGTTTTAGAGAGGGGTGATCGTTTGGAATTGCTGGTTGATAAAACTGCTAATATGCAAGGGAACACCTTTCGATTCAGAAAACAAGCTCGTCGTTTCAGAAACACAGTATGGTGGAGAAATGTCAAGCTTAT GGTTGCTTTGATATTTCTCCTCCTAGTGATTGTCTATGTCGTGCTGGCTTTTGTATGCCATGGACTGACACTACCTACCTGCCTGAAGTGA
- the LOC110610928 gene encoding probable glycosyltransferase At5g11130, translating into MDLRTSLAFFLGSAHRVVRDILFKQWKDKDKEVQVYEGLRKILNYNELMSQSKFCLCPSGWDLASPRVAKSIYVGCVPVIISDSYVLPFSDVLDWSKFSIHIPVGKIPEIKKILQCSRGCVSDILHIVLHSIWLRRLNVRFPL; encoded by the exons ATGG ATCTCAGAACATCACTAGCCTTCTTTCTCGGAAGTGCTCATAGGGTTGTAAGAGATATACTATTCAAGCAGTGGAAAGACAAGGACAAAGAAGTTCAAGTTTACGAGGGTTTACGAAAAATCCTAAATTACAATGAGTTGATGAGCCAAAGCAAGTTTTGTTTATGCCCTAGTGGATGGGATCTAGCAAGTCCAAGAGTGGCAAAATCAATATATGTAGGATGTGTTCCAGTGATAATTTCAGATTCATATGTTCTACCATTTAGTGATGTTCTTGATTGGAGCAAATTTTCAATTCATATTCCAGTAGGAAAGATACCAGAGATTAAGAAGATTCTGCAGTGTTCCAGAGGATGTGTATCTGATATTTTGCATATAGTTTTGCATTCTATATGGCTTAGAAGACTTAATGTTAGGTTTCCATTATAG
- the LOC110610443 gene encoding uncharacterized protein LOC110610443, with protein MKHTSSEAVPSSSPQAAASSSSYSAAAATVSALTDQTPPSTLLSSSSIPAEDLAVGSTRDGSGGAQETVTVDRRGEYSAICRWTVQNFPRVKARALWSKYFEVGGYDCRLLIYPKGDSQALPGYISVYLQIMDPRGTSSSKWDCFASYRLAIVNQTDDSKTIHRDSWHRFSSKKKSHGWCDFTPSSTVFDSKLGYLFNNDSVLITADILILNESVSFMRDNNDLQSVSSSIISSSVVAGPVSDVLSGKFTWKVRNFSLFKEMIKTQKIMSPVFPAGDCNLRISVYQSSVNGQDYFSMCLESKDTEKTAVSDRSCWCLFRMSVLNQKPGSNHMHRDSYGRFAADNKTGDNTSLGWNDYMKMSDFVGPDLGFLVDDTAVFSTSFHVIKEFSSFSKTGGLIGGRSGSGARKSDGHMGKFTWRIENFTRLKDLLKKRKITGLCIKSRRFQIGNRDCRLIVYPRGQSQPPCHLSVFLEVTDSRNTSSDWSCFVSHRLSVLNQRMEEKSVTKESQNRYSKAAKDWGWREFVTLTSLFDQDSGFLVQDTVVFSAEVLILKETSIMQDFTDQDIEAIVTGSQIDRVGKRSSFTWKVENFLSFKEIMETRKIFSKFFQAGGCELRIGVYESFDTICIYLESDQSVGSDLDKNFWVRYRMAVVNQKNPAKTVWKESSICTRTWNNSVLQFMKVSDMLEADAGFLVRDTVVFVCEILDCCPWFEFSDLEVMASEDDHDALTTDPDELVDSEDSEGASGDEEDIFRNLLSRAGFHLTYGDNPSQPQVTLREKLLMDAGAIAGFLTGLRVYLDDPGKVKRLLLPTKLSSNSDGNKAAKADESSPSLMNLLMGVKVLQQAIIDLLLDIMVECCQPSEGSSNDDLSDVNSKPSVDGNGAATPLECDRESGGTKSAQCPEYERLDSGVDDTTSASAVQSTDGNGIDMPGKSLHGQPTYAPATTAGASLENASFCSKTKWPEQSEELLGLIVNSLRALDGAVPQGCPEPRRRPQSAQKIALVLDKAPKHLQPDLVALVPKLVEHSEHPMAACALLERLQKPDAEPALRIPVFGALSQLECGSDVWERILFQSFELLANSNDEPLAATIDFIFKAASHCQHLPEAVRSVRVRLKKLGTDVAPCVLDFLSKIVNSWGDVAETILRDIECDNDFGDDSALPGLCLFGENGANPERMHVADEQAIHASCHFSDIYVLIEMLSIPCLAVEASETFERAVGRGAIMAQSVAMVLERCITQRLSYNARLVAENFQHTDGVLEGEASEQLRIQRDDFNVVLGLAETLALSRDPCVREFVKMLYTLLFKWYVDESYRGRMLKRLVDRATSTTDNSRDVNLDLDILVLLVCEEQEVVKPVLSMMREVAELANVDRAALWHQLCASEDEIIHMREERKTESSNLAREKTILSQKLSESEATNNRLKSEMRAEMDRFAREKRELSEQLQEVESQLEWIRSERDEEITKLTAEKTILQDRLHEAEAQLSQLKSRKRDELKRVVKEKNSLAERLKSAEATWKRFDEELKRYAAENMTREEIRQSLEDEVRRLTRTVGQTEGEKREKEEQVARCEAYIDGMESKLQACQQYIHTLEASLQEEMSRHAPLYGAGLEALSMKELETISRIHEEGLRQIRSIQQRKGSPSASPLVSPHAMTHNHGLYPAPPPPMAVGLPPSLIANGVGIHSNGHVNGAVGPWFSHT; from the exons ATGAAGCACACTTCATCCGAGGCGGTACCATCCTCATCACCACAAGCTGCTGCTTCCTCATCCTCCTACTCCGCCGCGGCGGCAACTGTGTCCGCTCTTACCGACCAGACGCCACCCTCCACTTTATTGTCTTCGTCGTCAATTCCGGCGGAGGACCTGGCCGTGGGGTCCACGAGGGATGGGAGCGGCGGGGCGCAAGAAACAGTGACCGTCGATCGTCGAGGAGAGTACTCCGCCATTTGCCGATGGACGGTCCAAAACTTCCCTCGTGTTAAAGCTAGGGCACTTTGGAGCAAGTACTTTGAGGTTGGTGGCTACGATTGCCGCCTCTTAATTTACCCTAAAGGAGACTCCCAGGCTTTGCCAGGATATATCTCTGTATATCTCCAAATCATGGACCCTCGCGGCACCTCTTCCTCCAAATGGGATTGCTTCGCTAGCTACCGTTTAGCTATCGTCAATCAAACCGACGATTCCAAAACTATTCATCGGGATTCGTGGCATCGATTCTCTAGCAAGAAAAAATCTCACGGTTGGTGTGATTTCACCCCTTCGTCTACTGTCTTTGATTCCAAATTAGGTTATTTGTTTAACAATGATTCTGTTCTTATCACCGCCGACATTTTAATCCTTAATGAATCCGTTAGTTTTATGCGCGATAATAATGACTTGCAATCAGTTTCTTCCTCAATAATATCATCGTCGGTTGTTGCCGGACCAGTATCTGATGTATTAAGCGGTAAATTTACTTGGAAAGTCCGTAATTTTAGTTTGTTCAAGGAAATGATTAAGACACAGAAGATAATGAGCCCGGTGTTTCCAGCCGGTGATTGTAATCTGAGAATCAGTGTGTACCAGAGCTCAGTTAATGGGCAAGATTATTTCTCCATGTGTTTGGAGAGTAAGGACACGGAGAAGACAGCTGTATCTGATAGGAGTTGTTGGTGTTTGTTTAGAATGTCAGTGTTGAACCAAAAGCCAGGGTCCAATCATATGCACAGAGACTCATATGGGCGGTTTGCTGCGGATAATAAGACTGGGGATAATACAAGTCTGGGCTGGAATGATTATATGAAAATGTCTGATTTTGTTGGGCCAGACTTGGGATTTTTGGTGGATGATACTGCAGTTTTCAGTACTTCATTCCATGTGATCAAGGAGTTCAGTAGCTTTTCGAAGACTGGGGGGTTAATTGGAGGGAGGAGTGGAAGTGGTGCAAGGAAGTCTGATGGGCACATGGGAAAATTTACTTGGAGGATTGAGAATTTTACAAGGTTAAAAGATCTATTGAAGAAGAGGAAGATTACAGGTCTTTGCATCAAGAGCAGGAGGTTTCAGATTGGGAATCGAGATTGCCGTCTCATTGTTTATCCCCGAG GGCAGTCTCAGCCACCATGTCATCTTTCAGTGTTTCTTGAGGTTACAGATTCACGGAATACTTCCAGTGATTGGAGTTGTTTTGTGAGCCATCGTTTGTCAGTTCTGAACCAGAGGATGGAGGAGAAATCTGTAACAAAAGAATCTCAGAATCGCTATTCCAAAGCTGCAAAAGATTGGGGTTGGCGTGAATTTGTGACACTTACTAGCCTTTTTGATCAAGATTCTGGGTTCCTTGTTCAGGATACTGTGGTATTCTCTGCTGAGGTTCTCATTTTGAAGGAGACATCAATAATGCAGGATTTTACTGATCAGGATATTGAGGCAATCGTTACTGGTTCCCAGATTGATAGGGTTGGGAAAAGAAGTTCATTCACATGGAAGGTGGAAAACTTCCTGTCTTTCAAGGAAATAATGGAAACCCGGAAAATCTTCAGCAAGTTCTTTCAAGCTGGTGGATGTGAGCTTCGGATTG GTGTCTATGAATCCTTCGACACCATATGCATATATCTAGAGAGTGACCAGTCAGTTGGTAGTGATCTGGATAAAAATTTTTGGGTCAGATATAGGATGGCTGTGGTGAATCAAAAGAATCCAGCCAAGACTGTGTGGAAGGAGTCTTCTATTTGTACAAGGACATGGAATAATTCTGTTCTGCAATTTATGAAGGTGTCTGATATGTTGGAAGCAGATGCAGGGTTCCTTGTGCGTGACACTGTTGTTTTTGTTTGTGAAATATTGGATTGCTGTCCTTGGTTTGAGTTTTCAGATCTAGAG GTTATGGCCTCTGAGGATGATCATGATGCATTAACAACTGATCCTGATGAACTCGTTGATTCTGAAGACAGTGAAGGAGCAAGCGGAGATGAAGAAGATATCTTCAGAAACCTTCTTTCTAGAGCTGGATTTCACCTGACTTATGGAGATAATCCTTCACAGCCACAGGTTACCTTAAGGGAAAAGCTCCTAATGGATGCTGGTGCAATTGCTGGTTTTTTGACTGGATTACGGGTGTATCTAGATGACCCTGGTAAAGTAAAGCGTTTGCTTCTTCCAACCAAGCTTTCTAGTAACAGTGACGGAAATAAGGCAGCAAAAGCTGATGAATCTTCCCCCAGCTTGATGAATCTGTTGATGGGAGTTAAAGTTTTGCAGCAAGCAATTATAGACTTACTTTTGGACATAATGGTTGAATGTTGTCAACCTTCAGAAGGAAGTTCCAATGATGATTTATCTGATGTGAATTCAAAGCCTTCTGTTGATGGCAATGGTGCTGCCACTCCATTGGAATGTGATAGGGAAAGTGGAGGAACAAAATCTGCTCAATGTCCTGAATATGAGAGATTGGATTCTGGTGTAGATGATACTACCAGTGCATCTGCTGTACAAAGCACTGATGGAAATGGCATTGATATGCCTGGAAAATCTCTTCATGGACAGCCTACTTATGCACCAGCAACAACAGCTGGAGCTTCTCTGGAAAatgcttccttttgctctaaG ACCAAGTGGCCAGAACAATCTGAGGAGCTCTTAGGATTGATTGTAAACTCCCTGAGAGCACTTGATGGCGCTGTTCCACAAGGCTGTCCTGAGCCAAGACGAAGGCCTCAATCTGCACAAAAGATTGCTCTTGTACTGGATAAAGCTCCAAAACATCTGCAGCCTGACCTTGTGGCTTTAGTCCCCAAGTTGGTTGAGCATTCAGAGCATCCAATGGCAGCTTGTGCACTTCTTGAAAGACTTCAAAAGCCTGATGCAGAACCTGCTTTGCGGATACCT GTTTTTGGTGCTCTTAGTCAACTGGAATGTGGCAGTGATGTATGGGAACGTATTCTATTTCAGTCTTTTGAGCTTTTAGCCAACTCAAATGATGAGCCTCTTGCTGCAACCatagattttatatttaaagcTGCATCCCACTGCCAACATCTTCCTGAAGCA GTTAGGTCTGTTCGTGTCAGGCTAAAAAAATTGGGAACTGATGTGGCTCCTTGTGTCCTGGATTTTTTGAGTAAAATTGTAAATAGTTGGGGAGATGTTGCTGAAACCATACTTAGAGATATTGAATGTGATAATGACTTTGGGGATGACAGCGCATTGCCTGGTCTTTGCCTGTTTGGTGAAAATGGAGCAAATCCTGAAAGGATGCATGTCGCGGATGAGCAGGCTATCCATGCTAGTTGTCATTTTTCTGACATTTATGTCCTGATTGAGATGTTATCTATACCTTGTCTTGCTGTTGAAGCTTCTGAAACATTTGAGAGAGCTGTAGGTCGAGGGGCAATTATGGCTCAATCTGTAGCAATGGTTTTGGAAAGATGCATCACTCAGAGGCTGAGTTACAATGCCAGACTTGTTGCTGAAAATTTTCAGCATACAGATGGTGTATTAGAGGGAGAAGCCAGTGAACAGCTGAGAATCCAAAGGGATGATTTTAATGTTGTTCTTGGCCTTGCTGAGACCTTGGCCCTTTCAAGGGACCCATGTGTGAGGGAGTTTGTAAAGATGCTTTACACATTATTGTTTAAGTGGTATGTTGATGAATCATACAGAGGGAGGATGCTAAAGAGACTTGTCGATCGTGCCACCAGTACTACAGATAATAGTCGTGATGTCAATTTAGACTTGGATATTTTGGTTCTTTTAGTTTGTGAGGAGCAAGAAGTTGTTAAACCTGTTTTAAGCATGATGCGGGAGGTTGCTGAACTCGCAAATGTTGATAGGGCAGCTCTTTGGCATCAGTTATGTGCCAGTGAGGATGAAATCATTCACATGCGTGAAGAGAGGAAGACGGAATCTTCTAATTTGGCTCGGGAAAAGACTATTCTATCACAAAAATTGAGTGAATCAGAGGCTACTAACAATAGACTCAAG TCTGAAATGAGGGCTGAGATGGATCGCTTTGCTCGGGAAAAGAGGGAACTTTCTGAACAACTGCAAGAAGTAGAAAGTCAGCTTGAGTGGATACGCTCCGAGAGGGATGAAGAAATCACCAAGCTTACAGCTGAGAAGACAATTCTTCAGGATCGTCTTCATGAGGCCGAAGCACAGCTCTCTCAGTTGAAATCCCGGAAACGGGATGAATTGAAG AGAGTGGTAAAGGAGAAAAATTCTCTTGCCGAACGGTTAAAGAGTGCTGAAGCTACATGGAAAAGATTTGATGAAGAGTTGAAGCGATATGCCGCAGAGAATATGACAAGGGAGGAAATCCGTCAGTCGTTGGAGGATGAAGTTCGGAGATTGACTCGAACAGTTGGACAAACAGAAGGAGAAAAGAGGGAAAAGGAAGAACAAGTTGCTCGGTGTGAAGCATATATTGATGGAATGGAATCAAAATTGCAGGCCTGCCAG caATACATTCACACGCTTGAGGCTTCACTTCAAGAAGAAATGTCACGACATGCTCCTCTTTATGGTGCCGGGTTGGAAGCTCTGTCAATGAAGGAGTTGGAGACCATATCACGTATTCATGAGGAAGGGCTGAGGCAGATCCGTTCCATCCAACAACGCAAGGGAAGTCCGTCTGCCAGTCCTCTTGTGAGCCCCCACGCTATGACACATAATCATGGCTTGTACCCTGCTCCGCCACCTCCTATGGCTGTTGGATTACCTCCATCACTAATTGCAAATGGTGTTGGAATCCACAGCAATGGACATGTGAATGGTGCAGTTGGACCATGGTTCAGTCATACTTAA